TCGATGCCCGGAACCACGCTCGCGTCGCGCATCAGTTCGCGCGGCACGCTGCCTTCCAGGGAGTTCGGCACGATGGCGTACGGTGCGCCCTGGTAACCAAACTGGATGCGCTTGGTGGCGGAGCCCGGCGCGCGGGCGGTGTTGACCAGGCGGAACGACGACTTGTCGAACTGGATCACCTTGCCGCCGTAAGCGGCCACCGGCGCCAGCGGGAAAAGCTGACGGGAGACCAGCTGCGCCTGGCGATAGCCACGGGCATGCTGCGACAGGATGGGATCGACGATTCGCGCCTGGCCGGGCGAAAGCTGTGCGGTAGTGGTCATGGACTCTCTCTCGATGCGATGGGGGGGCAGAAGGCGCGTCGGCGAACCGGGCGTCAGTTCGGGATCAGGGAGACTTCGATCGTCTGGCCCTGCGCCGACGCTGCCTCCAGGGCAACGGCGACGGCGACACCGGCAGCCTTCGGGATTGCATTGCCATTGGCGTCGGACTGCAGACGCTGGCCAGCCGTGATCGCAGCACCGGCGATCACCACGGTGGTACCGAGCGTGTCGGCCGGGAACAAGTCGCCCGGGTTGGCATTGGTGCGTGCGACACCGGCGGCGTTGCCGCCCGCCGCTGAGGTGGCACCGGTGTAGTCGACAAAGGTCTGGGCGTTGACGGCAGCAGTGGCCTGCAGCGTCAGGGTAAGGACGGGATGGTTCTGAGACATGGCCGCTCCTGGAGTGGTGTCGGGCGTGAAAGGGGATCAGCCGCCGACCGCGCGGACGGCGTCGACCAGGCTGGTGTTGGGGTGCTGTGCTTGGTAGGCCTTCGCCTTCTCCAGGAGCGCCAGGCGATCGCGATCGACGGTGGCGTCCACCGGGGCGGCGAAATGGACCGGCTCATCGTTGCTGCCGTTGTCGCGGCTGAGTTCGCGGCCGTAATGCACGCGCGTCGGCAGGCCCTTCAGCAGCTCGCGGAACGCGTCCGCTGCCGGCTTGCTGACGGTGGTCTCGCCTTCGGCGAAGGAGATCGGCGCGTCGGCGCCCGGCAGCGCGAGCAGCAGCTCGACCACCGACGCCTTCTCGCGCGGCAGGAGGCGCCCTTCCTTGACCAGGTTCTCGGCGAAGTCGGCCGCGTCATTGCGGCGTGCCTGCTTTTCCTGGTTGGCGATGCGCTCTTCTCGGGCCTTGAGGTCGGCATCGCGCGTGTTGAGCGCGGTTTCGCGCGCAGCGAAGTCAGCCGCTGCCTGGTCGTTCTGCGACATGGGTTCTTCCTCGGTGGTGTGGTGTTCGGCAAACGCCGCAGTCGGCGTGGCCACGGTGGCGGCCGAGGACGACTCCAGCGACGCGAGTGCGTCATCGGGCAGCGTCTCGACGACGGACGGGTCGGTCTTGGAGAGGTGAGCGCGCAGCCCACGGAACAGCTGAGCGAGTGCCGCACCCAGTCCCTTGGTGTTCTCGTCGGCAAACTCGACGGTGACCTGGTCACCCTCGGCAAAGCTGGCCGCCGGCAGGCCCTTCACGGCCGGCGCGGCGGCGCCCAGGAAGCCCACGTGGCGCAGATAGAACTGGCCCGGCTTCGGATTGCCGGGCGTGTTGGGCATATACAGCGATGCGCTGATCTTCTTGTAGCGCCCTGCGTTGACGGCCTCGGCGAACTCCGGCGCGACCTGGTGGGGCTGGGCAAGCAGGACATCACCCTCGACGCGGAGCTGTTGCACCCAGCCGTAGGCCGGCGCGTCGATGGAAGGGTGGCCCACGACGAGAGGCGCGCCATCGTTGGCGGCGTCGTAGTTGCGGGCAATCTCGGCGAGGTCGGCCGGACTGACGTCGACCTGGCGGCCGTCGACGGCCGTGTGGCGGCCGGCACGGAAGATGGCGAGGGGCTGGGCAATGTCCATGCGGCCAGTTTCGGGACCGGGGCATCGCCAGGGAGAACGAAAACCTTCGCTCCTTTCGGGCCGGGTCGATCACGGCCGAGGGACGAAAAGAGGGGTGATCGAAGCCTACGCCGCCGGGTCGATGCCGAGCAACCACCCCGACCGGCCTTCGAAGGCGTTTAAAAGCCGTTTGAAAGCGCCGAGCCACCCGTTGCGCATGGG
This genomic window from Dyella terrae contains:
- a CDS encoding phage protease gives rise to the protein MDIAQPLAIFRAGRHTAVDGRQVDVSPADLAEIARNYDAANDGAPLVVGHPSIDAPAYGWVQQLRVEGDVLLAQPHQVAPEFAEAVNAGRYKKISASLYMPNTPGNPKPGQFYLRHVGFLGAAAPAVKGLPAASFAEGDQVTVEFADENTKGLGAALAQLFRGLRAHLSKTDPSVVETLPDDALASLESSSAATVATPTAAFAEHHTTEEEPMSQNDQAAADFAARETALNTRDADLKAREERIANQEKQARRNDAADFAENLVKEGRLLPREKASVVELLLALPGADAPISFAEGETTVSKPAADAFRELLKGLPTRVHYGRELSRDNGSNDEPVHFAAPVDATVDRDRLALLEKAKAYQAQHPNTSLVDAVRAVGG
- a CDS encoding capsid cement protein; translation: MSQNHPVLTLTLQATAAVNAQTFVDYTGATSAAGGNAAGVARTNANPGDLFPADTLGTTVVIAGAAITAGQRLQSDANGNAIPKAAGVAVAVALEAASAQGQTIEVSLIPN